The following is a genomic window from Candidatus Tanganyikabacteria bacterium.
AGGTCCGGGTGGTCGGAATGTAGATCGGCGCCGACATGGTGGGCGGGCGCAAGCCCGCGGGCGGCAACACCCGGATCTCGGTGCCGATCGGATCGGGCCAGGCGTCGCCCACCGAGAGCCAGAGCGCCCGCTTCATGTCGTAGGTTTCCAGGGCCGCGTCCAGGATGCTGGCCGACGGGCCGACATGGAGCGCGAACGCGCCGTCCCCCGCGGCGCCGGACTTTGCGCCGGATCCCGGGTTCCCGGGAGGGGGCACGATGGCGGCACACGCCGCCAGGGTGGCGGCGGCAAACAGGCCGGCAAGCAGGTCGCGGTGGTACATGACCCTGCCTCCCAACCTCCATCCGGCCTGCCCCCCGGCACGTCAGTAGAAAACACCGAAGCCCGCCTCGCCTTGACAGACCGGCCAAGAGGCCGCTATAATTTGCTAGTAACAAAGGTTGCCGATGGCAACCTGGATCGCCGAGAGGAGATTCGTCATGTCCAAGCCGGTCGCCGTGACGGCCGCGAGGTTCGAGGCTGAGGTACTCGAGGCCGACAGGCCCGTGCTGGTTGACTTCTGGGCCGCGTGGTGCGGGCCCTGCCGCATGATCGCTCCGGTCCTCGACGAGATTGCCGCCGAGCACGCCGCCAAGCTGAAGGTGGCCAAGGTGGACGTCGACGCCCATCCGCAGATCGCCCAGCAGTACGGCGTGCGCGGCATCCCCACGCTGATCCTGTTCAAGGACGGCGTGCCGGCCGACCGCTTCATCGGGTTCGTCCCCAAGGGCCAGCTCGTTTCCGAACTCATGAGGAAGCTGTCATGACAGGCACGGTAGCCACCAGGCTCGCTTACACCGTCGAGAGCGATCGCCCGTTCGAC
Proteins encoded in this region:
- the trxA gene encoding thioredoxin, which codes for MSKPVAVTAARFEAEVLEADRPVLVDFWAAWCGPCRMIAPVLDEIAAEHAAKLKVAKVDVDAHPQIAQQYGVRGIPTLILFKDGVPADRFIGFVPKGQLVSELMRKLS